One Arthrobacter sp. FW306-07-I genomic window carries:
- a CDS encoding Hpt domain-containing protein, whose amino-acid sequence MHSTDPGSSGKSPAADSPLPGVALPAPAVPASSVGPSLEEAGLLPLIDAAVLDELEEELAGTGLAQRFARDYAAMWDLRLARLGTAVDSQDEDSALDAVISLKISSAMVGGLRLARLAELLEGLIRQGDFAQGQALMAGVARDGARTVSELQATYILEKG is encoded by the coding sequence ATGCACAGTACCGATCCCGGTTCCAGCGGAAAGAGCCCCGCTGCGGACTCCCCACTGCCCGGGGTCGCTCTGCCAGCTCCTGCCGTTCCTGCTTCCAGCGTGGGACCTTCACTGGAGGAGGCGGGTCTCTTGCCGCTGATTGATGCCGCAGTCCTGGACGAGCTGGAAGAGGAACTGGCCGGTACCGGACTGGCCCAGCGCTTCGCCCGCGACTACGCCGCCATGTGGGACCTGCGCCTGGCCCGGCTGGGAACAGCCGTGGACAGCCAGGATGAAGACTCCGCCCTGGACGCCGTCATCAGCCTCAAAATCAGCTCCGCCATGGTGGGCGGCCTCAGGCTGGCCAGGCTCGCCGAACTTCTGGAAGGCCTGATCCGGCAGGGCGATTTTGCCCAGGGCCAGGCCCTGATGGCCGGGGTGGCGCGGGACGGGGCACGCACGGTGTCCGAACTGCAGGCTACCTACATCCTGGAGAAGGGCTAG
- a CDS encoding response regulator transcription factor — MDDLGVAVVIEDDDDVRNLLEGVLTQAGFEVHTAVDGRTGVDVVRSKQANVVTLDIGLPDIDGFEVLRRIRNFSNAYVVMLTGRTEEPDLLSALNAGADDYIAKPFRPRELRARVAAMMRRPRHEVDGQNPSTSLGQSPAPAAHAEPGVLQHNGLLLNHRTRTVEIKGQPLGLTRSEFDLLHVLLKGGGAVCTRADLVRAVRGEFYDRETYISEADERAVEVHVGNLRRKLKEDQLSPRWLQTVRGVGYRLAPRRPDDA, encoded by the coding sequence ATGGACGATCTTGGTGTAGCTGTAGTAATCGAGGACGACGACGATGTGCGTAACCTCCTGGAAGGTGTATTGACCCAGGCGGGCTTCGAAGTGCATACAGCGGTGGATGGGCGGACCGGGGTTGACGTAGTCCGCAGCAAGCAGGCAAATGTCGTGACGCTCGATATTGGCCTGCCGGATATTGACGGGTTTGAGGTTCTGCGCCGGATCCGGAATTTCAGCAACGCATATGTGGTGATGCTGACCGGCCGTACGGAGGAACCGGACCTGCTGTCAGCACTTAATGCGGGGGCAGATGACTACATCGCCAAGCCCTTCAGGCCCAGGGAACTCCGGGCACGGGTGGCGGCAATGATGCGCAGGCCCCGGCATGAGGTGGACGGGCAGAACCCGTCCACGTCCCTGGGCCAGTCCCCGGCTCCTGCCGCCCATGCAGAGCCCGGAGTCCTGCAGCACAACGGGCTCCTCCTGAACCACCGGACGCGCACGGTGGAAATCAAAGGCCAGCCACTGGGATTGACCCGCAGTGAGTTCGACCTGCTCCATGTGTTGCTGAAAGGCGGCGGGGCCGTATGCACCAGGGCCGACCTGGTGCGGGCCGTGCGGGGCGAGTTCTACGACCGGGAAACCTATATCAGCGAAGCGGACGAGCGCGCCGTGGAGGTCCACGTGGGAAACCTGAGGCGCAAGCTCAAGGAGGATCAGCTGTCGCCACGCTGGCTGCAGACGGTCCGCGGGGTGGGATACCGGTTGGCGCCGCGGCGTCCTGACGACGCCTAA
- a CDS encoding sensor histidine kinase, which yields MAEPLFHRGPGRIFRRLGTRAQVVLCQLPLTLLVAAIAVATPFAWPSLTHSSLYLAGIVLQAILFLGCFLVPWERLAHRPYLLIPVLDFAAIGLLRNGAAPLLPGLAVLVVFPVIWLSASGMLARSSLVLSFLGPLLIMLPTAAAHFPAITASDITTVVLFPVMMLAVSLAIRFASVSLRQQQAELADKDRELRDLLAASREREKLLETVLDATDVGIAAVDRAGHFLVSNSRQRNFRRATGADEAIPGQGHQLIFGQDRRTLLPPDRRPISRAMAGESFADYLVWAGEGPEQRAVSTAARPLVSEDGRLTGAVVVYSDVTGWVESLAANQELISNVSHEFKTPLNSILGNVDLVLDDPDDLPPPVAKRLLVVQRNAERLLDLVADLTASASTTLNVHPKRTDLASLVETSLGSAQASALRSHVEIATDVPSPLWAYADPLRIGQVLDNLVSNAIKYSPDGGKVSISAQADRQWVRLSVTDTGMGMSGEDAAKAFNRFFRAESALKAAIPGAGLGLSITRMIVERHGGSITCQSGEGQGSTFTVTLPAEGPPPAF from the coding sequence ATGGCTGAGCCGTTGTTCCACCGTGGACCCGGCCGCATCTTCCGCCGGCTGGGAACCCGCGCCCAAGTGGTGTTGTGCCAGCTCCCACTCACCCTCCTTGTGGCTGCCATTGCCGTGGCAACACCCTTCGCGTGGCCCTCACTCACGCACAGCTCCCTGTACCTGGCCGGAATTGTCCTGCAGGCCATCCTGTTCCTTGGCTGTTTCCTGGTCCCCTGGGAACGGCTGGCGCACCGCCCCTATCTGCTGATTCCGGTCCTGGATTTCGCCGCCATCGGCCTCCTCCGCAACGGCGCCGCGCCCCTCCTGCCGGGCCTTGCGGTGCTGGTGGTTTTCCCTGTCATCTGGCTCTCCGCCTCTGGCATGCTGGCGCGCAGCAGCCTGGTGCTCAGCTTCCTGGGCCCTCTGCTGATCATGCTCCCCACAGCAGCGGCCCACTTCCCTGCAATCACTGCTTCCGACATCACCACCGTCGTTCTCTTCCCGGTGATGATGCTCGCAGTGTCCCTGGCCATCCGCTTCGCGAGCGTGAGCCTCCGGCAGCAACAGGCGGAACTGGCGGACAAGGACCGCGAACTCCGGGACCTGCTGGCCGCAAGCCGGGAACGGGAGAAGCTGCTCGAAACCGTGCTGGACGCCACCGACGTCGGTATCGCCGCCGTCGACCGTGCCGGCCACTTCCTGGTCTCCAACAGCCGGCAGCGCAACTTCCGCCGGGCCACAGGCGCCGACGAAGCCATCCCGGGCCAGGGGCACCAGCTGATTTTCGGCCAGGACCGCCGCACTCTGCTTCCTCCGGACCGGCGGCCCATCAGCAGGGCCATGGCCGGTGAGTCCTTCGCTGACTACCTGGTGTGGGCGGGCGAGGGCCCGGAGCAGCGCGCCGTATCCACGGCCGCCCGCCCCCTGGTCAGCGAGGACGGCCGGCTCACCGGCGCCGTGGTGGTCTACAGCGACGTCACCGGCTGGGTGGAATCACTGGCAGCCAACCAGGAACTCATCTCCAATGTCTCGCACGAGTTCAAGACCCCGCTCAACTCAATCCTGGGCAACGTGGACCTGGTGCTGGACGACCCCGACGACCTGCCCCCGCCCGTAGCCAAGCGCCTGCTCGTGGTACAGCGCAACGCTGAACGGCTGCTGGACCTCGTGGCCGACCTGACAGCTTCCGCCTCCACCACCTTGAACGTGCATCCCAAACGGACCGATCTGGCCAGCCTGGTGGAGACCAGCCTGGGTTCGGCCCAGGCTTCGGCCCTGCGGTCCCACGTGGAGATCGCCACCGACGTCCCGTCGCCCCTGTGGGCCTACGCGGATCCGCTGCGGATCGGGCAGGTGCTGGACAACCTGGTGTCCAACGCCATCAAGTACAGTCCCGACGGCGGCAAAGTCAGCATCAGCGCGCAGGCGGACCGGCAATGGGTGCGGTTGAGCGTCACGGACACCGGGATGGGCATGTCCGGCGAGGACGCCGCCAAGGCCTTCAACCGTTTCTTCCGCGCCGAATCCGCCCTGAAAGCAGCAATCCCGGGAGCGGGGCTGGGTCTTTCCATCACCAGGATGATCGTGGAGCGGCACGGCGGCAGCATCACCTGCCAGAGCGGCGAGGGCCAGGGCAGCACCTTCACGGTCACCCTTCCGGCAGAAGGTCCCCCGCCCGCTTTTTAG
- a CDS encoding tRNA pseudouridine synthase A, which translates to MRLDLSYDGGPFSGWAVQPGRRTVQGVLEEAIELLVRRQVRVTVAGRTDAGVHARGQVVHLDLTEAEWLGLPRGHELDPAVAMMRRLRGALNRALGDLHGAVEVHAVSLAPEGFDARFSALWRRYSYRIADGPALWDPLERYFTLWHKNPLDVSLLNEGASQLLGLQNFLSFCKPREGATTVRELQRFEFRRGEDGVIVATVQADAFCHNMVRALIGSALYVGEGAVEPGWLYERLLLQKRDAKSVLAAPHPLVLEEVAYPSDSELLTRAEQTRAVREY; encoded by the coding sequence ATGCGGCTTGATCTTTCGTACGACGGCGGTCCGTTCAGCGGGTGGGCCGTGCAGCCGGGACGGCGGACCGTCCAGGGCGTGTTGGAGGAAGCAATCGAGCTTTTGGTCCGCCGCCAGGTCCGGGTCACCGTTGCAGGGCGCACTGACGCCGGGGTCCACGCCCGCGGGCAGGTGGTGCACCTGGACCTCACCGAAGCCGAGTGGCTGGGACTGCCGCGCGGGCACGAACTCGATCCCGCCGTCGCCATGATGCGCAGGCTCCGCGGGGCACTCAACCGGGCCCTCGGCGACCTGCACGGGGCGGTGGAGGTGCATGCCGTTTCGTTGGCGCCGGAGGGTTTCGACGCCCGCTTCTCCGCCCTCTGGCGCCGGTACAGCTACCGGATCGCGGACGGCCCGGCGCTGTGGGACCCGTTGGAGCGGTACTTCACGCTGTGGCACAAAAATCCGCTGGACGTCTCGCTCTTGAACGAGGGTGCTTCGCAGCTCTTGGGTCTGCAGAACTTCCTGTCCTTCTGCAAGCCGCGCGAGGGCGCCACCACCGTCCGTGAGCTCCAGCGGTTCGAGTTCCGGCGCGGCGAGGACGGCGTTATCGTAGCCACCGTCCAGGCTGACGCGTTCTGCCACAACATGGTCCGCGCCCTGATCGGCTCAGCACTGTACGTGGGGGAGGGCGCTGTTGAGCCGGGCTGGTTGTACGAGCGGCTGCTGCTGCAGAAGCGGGATGCGAAGTCGGTTCTAGCCGCGCCGCACCCCCTGGTGCTGGAGGAAGTGGCCTACCCGTCGGACAGCGAGCTCCTTACCCGCGCCGAACAGACCAGGGCCGTCCGCGAGTACTGA
- the rplQ gene encoding 50S ribosomal protein L17, whose protein sequence is MPTPTKGPRLGGGPAHERLMLANLAASLFEHKRITTTVTKAKRLKPYAERLVTFAKRGDLASRRRVLGLISNKGIVHELFTDIAQAVENRDGGYTRITKIGNRKGDNAPMAVIELVLEPVSAKQAVVAEATQAAAKAAPAAEEAPAEEAPAAEEAAATEEAPAAEEAATEEAPAAEEAAEAPAAEEKDAK, encoded by the coding sequence ATGCCTACCCCCACTAAGGGTCCGCGCCTCGGAGGCGGCCCGGCTCACGAGCGCCTCATGCTCGCGAACCTGGCAGCATCCCTGTTCGAGCACAAGCGGATCACCACCACGGTGACCAAGGCCAAGCGCCTGAAGCCGTACGCAGAGCGCCTTGTCACCTTCGCCAAGCGTGGCGACCTGGCTTCCCGCCGCCGCGTGCTCGGCCTGATCAGCAACAAGGGCATCGTCCACGAGCTGTTCACCGACATCGCCCAGGCTGTGGAGAACCGCGACGGCGGCTACACCCGCATCACCAAGATCGGCAACCGCAAGGGCGACAACGCTCCCATGGCTGTCATCGAACTGGTCCTGGAGCCGGTTTCCGCCAAGCAGGCCGTCGTAGCCGAGGCTACCCAGGCTGCTGCCAAGGCTGCTCCGGCCGCCGAGGAAGCTCCGGCTGAAGAGGCTCCGGCCGCTGAGGAAGCTGCTGCAACCGAAGAGGCACCTGCTGCTGAAGAAGCTGCAACCGAAGAGGCTCCGGCCGCTGAGGAAGCTGCCGAGGCTCCCGCAGCCGAGGAGAAGGACGCGAAGTAA
- a CDS encoding DNA-directed RNA polymerase subunit alpha, translating into MLIAQRPTLSEEVVSENRSRFIIEPLEPGFGYTLGNSLRRTLLSSIPGAAVTSIRIDGVLHEFTTVPGVKEDVTEIILNIKSLSVSSEHDEPVVAYLRKQGPGVVTAADIAPPAGVEFHNPDLHIATLNSKGKFELELTIERGRGYVSAAQNKSGDAEIGRIPVDSIYSPVLKVTFRVEATRVEQRTDFDKLIVDVETKQAIAPRDAVASAGTTLVELFGLARELNTAAEGIEIGPSPTDAALAADMALPIEDLDLTVRSYNCLKREGIHTVGELVARSEADLMDIRNFGAKSIDEVKAKLVELGLSLKDSPPGFDLAARAAAIEEDDAAFGDDEL; encoded by the coding sequence GTGCTCATTGCACAGCGCCCCACCCTCTCCGAAGAGGTCGTCTCCGAAAACCGTTCGCGTTTCATCATTGAACCGCTGGAACCGGGCTTCGGCTACACCCTCGGAAACTCCCTCCGCCGTACCCTGCTCTCCTCCATCCCCGGTGCTGCCGTAACCAGCATCCGGATCGATGGTGTGCTGCACGAGTTCACCACGGTTCCGGGTGTCAAGGAAGATGTCACCGAGATCATCCTTAACATCAAGAGCCTGTCGGTTTCCTCCGAGCACGACGAGCCTGTCGTGGCTTACCTGCGCAAGCAGGGCCCCGGAGTCGTCACCGCCGCGGACATCGCTCCGCCGGCCGGCGTCGAATTCCACAACCCGGATCTGCACATCGCCACGCTGAACTCGAAGGGCAAGTTCGAACTCGAACTGACCATCGAGCGCGGCCGCGGCTACGTTTCGGCAGCTCAGAACAAGTCCGGCGATGCAGAGATCGGCCGCATCCCGGTCGACTCCATCTACTCGCCGGTGCTGAAGGTTACTTTCCGCGTGGAAGCAACCCGTGTTGAGCAGCGCACCGACTTCGACAAGCTGATTGTCGACGTCGAGACCAAGCAGGCCATCGCCCCGCGCGATGCCGTTGCTTCCGCAGGCACCACCCTGGTGGAACTGTTCGGTCTGGCCCGTGAGCTGAACACCGCAGCTGAAGGTATCGAGATCGGCCCGTCGCCGACGGATGCTGCCCTGGCAGCAGACATGGCACTGCCGATCGAGGATCTGGACCTCACCGTCCGTTCCTACAACTGCCTCAAGCGTGAGGGCATCCACACCGTGGGTGAACTCGTTGCCCGCTCCGAGGCTGACCTGATGGACATCCGCAACTTCGGTGCCAAGTCCATTGACGAGGTCAAGGCAAAGCTGGTTGAACTGGGCCTGTCCCTCAAGGACTCGCCTCCCGGTTTTGACCTCGCAGCACGCGCCGCAGCAATCGAAGAGGACGACGCCGCTTTCGGCGACGACGAACTCTAA
- the rpsK gene encoding 30S ribosomal protein S11: MPPKTRGAVRKPRKKDKKNIALGQAHIKSTFNNTIVSITDPSGAVISWASSGEVGFKGSRKSTPFAAQMAAEAAAKRAQEHGMRKVDVFVKGPGSGRETAIRSLQAAGLEVGSIQDVTPAAHNGCRPPKRRRV, encoded by the coding sequence ATGCCCCCGAAGACTCGTGGCGCGGTTCGCAAGCCGCGTAAGAAGGACAAGAAGAATATCGCGCTTGGCCAGGCGCACATCAAGAGCACCTTTAACAACACCATCGTTTCCATCACGGATCCTTCCGGTGCTGTTATTTCCTGGGCTTCCTCCGGTGAGGTTGGCTTCAAGGGCTCGCGTAAGTCCACCCCGTTCGCTGCCCAGATGGCTGCTGAAGCCGCTGCCAAGCGTGCGCAGGAGCACGGCATGCGCAAGGTAGACGTTTTCGTCAAGGGACCGGGTTCCGGACGCGAGACCGCAATCCGTTCGCTGCAGGCCGCAGGCCTCGAGGTTGGCTCCATCCAGGACGTCACCCCCGCAGCCCACAACGGCTGCCGCCCGCCGAAGCGCCGCCGCGTCTAA
- the rpsM gene encoding 30S ribosomal protein S13, translated as MARLAGVDIPREKRLEIALTYIYGVGKTRAHETLAATGISADVRVKDLTDAQLVELRDYIEGNYKVEGDLRREVAADIRRKVEIGSYEGLRHRKGLPVRGQRTKTNARTRKGPKRTVAGKKKAR; from the coding sequence ATGGCTCGTCTCGCTGGCGTAGACATTCCCCGCGAAAAGCGGCTGGAAATTGCGCTTACTTACATCTACGGCGTGGGCAAGACCCGTGCACACGAAACCCTGGCTGCCACGGGCATCAGCGCTGACGTTCGCGTCAAGGACCTGACTGACGCCCAGCTGGTTGAGCTGCGTGACTACATTGAAGGCAACTACAAGGTTGAGGGTGACCTTCGCCGCGAAGTAGCAGCAGATATCCGCCGCAAGGTTGAAATCGGCAGCTACGAAGGCCTGCGCCACCGCAAGGGCCTGCCCGTACGCGGTCAGCGTACGAAGACCAACGCACGTACCCGCAAGGGCCCGAAGCGTACCGTCGCCGGCAAGAAGAAGGCCCGTTAA
- the rpmJ gene encoding 50S ribosomal protein L36, with the protein MKVKPSVKQICEKCKVIRRNGRVMVICENPRHKQRQG; encoded by the coding sequence ATGAAGGTCAAGCCGAGCGTCAAGCAGATCTGCGAAAAGTGCAAAGTGATCCGCCGTAATGGCCGGGTCATGGTGATCTGCGAGAACCCGCGCCACAAGCAGCGCCAGGGCTAA
- the infA gene encoding translation initiation factor IF-1: MAKKDGVIEIEGVVTEALPNAMFRVELTNKHIVLAHISGKMRQHYIRILPEDRVVVELSPYDLTRGRIVYRYK, encoded by the coding sequence ATGGCCAAGAAGGACGGGGTCATTGAGATCGAAGGCGTTGTGACCGAGGCGCTGCCTAACGCGATGTTTCGCGTTGAGCTCACCAACAAGCACATCGTTCTGGCACACATCTCTGGAAAGATGCGTCAGCACTACATCCGAATCCTCCCCGAGGACCGCGTAGTGGTGGAGCTGAGCCCGTACGACCTCACCCGTGGTCGTATCGTCTACCGCTACAAGTAA
- a CDS encoding P1 family peptidase translates to MGTITDVPGLRVGHVQKERDGWLTGVSVVLPPPGTVGSVDVQGGGPATHETDALDPTTLVSHVDAVVLTGGSAYGLASAAGAQRWCEENGRGFAVPGGVVPIVPAAAIFDLGRGGDFSARPTPDMGYAATAAAAAQKEGHDVERGNVGAGTGALLGRTYKGGVGTASATLNNGVVVGAIAVVNALGLPTVEQSVLEEAVVEPGPNTTLVVVATNAVLNVAECKRTASAAHAGIARALNPSHTLADGDTVFCLATGAVALDRSDEAARQLSLITLQSAAADVVRLAILDGVASAETITTPAGEYGAFRSA, encoded by the coding sequence ATGGGAACCATTACCGATGTTCCGGGCCTGCGCGTGGGCCACGTACAAAAGGAACGCGACGGCTGGCTGACGGGCGTCAGTGTGGTCCTGCCCCCACCGGGCACTGTGGGATCGGTGGATGTCCAGGGCGGGGGGCCTGCCACCCACGAAACGGACGCCCTTGACCCCACGACGCTGGTCAGCCACGTCGACGCGGTGGTCCTCACCGGCGGCAGCGCCTACGGGCTTGCCTCCGCGGCCGGTGCCCAGCGCTGGTGCGAGGAGAATGGCCGCGGCTTCGCCGTCCCGGGGGGAGTGGTTCCGATCGTCCCGGCCGCCGCCATCTTCGACCTGGGCAGGGGCGGCGACTTTTCCGCACGCCCGACGCCGGACATGGGCTACGCGGCAACGGCCGCCGCAGCGGCACAAAAGGAAGGGCACGACGTCGAACGCGGCAACGTGGGCGCCGGAACCGGGGCTCTCCTCGGCAGGACCTACAAAGGCGGGGTGGGCACGGCGTCGGCCACGCTCAATAACGGTGTAGTTGTGGGGGCAATCGCAGTGGTGAATGCGTTGGGATTGCCGACAGTCGAACAGTCGGTTCTCGAGGAGGCCGTGGTGGAACCGGGTCCCAACACCACTCTGGTCGTTGTGGCTACCAACGCCGTGCTTAATGTGGCCGAATGTAAACGGACTGCCTCGGCGGCTCACGCGGGGATCGCGAGGGCTCTCAACCCCTCACACACCCTGGCCGACGGCGACACTGTTTTCTGCCTGGCGACCGGTGCCGTGGCACTGGACCGGTCGGACGAAGCTGCCCGGCAGCTGAGCCTTATCACGCTGCAAAGTGCGGCAGCCGACGTCGTACGGTTGGCCATCCTTGACGGCGTGGCCAGCGCTGAAACGATCACTACCCCCGCAGGTGAATATGGTGCGTTCCGGTCCGCGTAG
- a CDS encoding carbohydrate ABC transporter permease: protein MTRQLAPHPSAKPNRPPGSSAKVPKRRWTARTRRDFFVFLAMALPNLVLIAVFTYRPLISNMYYSTLDWTLGSPTATVVGLANYVTFFGSNDAPKVLGTTAVFTLTTVGGSMLLGLLVALALNAKIRGTTFARSAVFAPYVLSGVGVGLVWLFIFDPGYGVLAWLLRGIGQQSPQWINDPQLSLVMVILVYVWKNLGYCAVVYLAGLQSLPSEVMEAASLDGANGFRRFVSISLPLLSPTTFFLLITTMLSSLQAFDLIRIMTPLGTGTSTLIYEAYLQAFGAYNRAGYSAAISVVLFAILLVITVLQLRFVERKVHYS, encoded by the coding sequence ATGACCCGTCAACTCGCCCCGCACCCCTCGGCCAAACCCAACAGGCCTCCGGGAAGTTCCGCGAAAGTACCAAAGCGGCGGTGGACAGCAAGGACCCGCCGCGACTTCTTTGTTTTCCTTGCCATGGCGTTGCCCAACCTGGTGCTGATCGCCGTCTTCACCTACCGTCCGCTGATCAGCAACATGTACTACTCAACGCTGGACTGGACCCTGGGCTCCCCCACCGCCACGGTGGTGGGCCTTGCCAACTACGTCACCTTCTTCGGCAGCAATGACGCCCCGAAGGTCCTGGGCACCACGGCAGTGTTCACCCTTACGACGGTGGGCGGATCCATGCTGCTGGGCCTGCTGGTGGCGCTGGCCTTGAACGCGAAGATCCGCGGTACCACGTTTGCCCGTTCCGCCGTCTTTGCGCCCTATGTGCTCTCCGGTGTCGGCGTGGGCCTGGTATGGCTGTTCATCTTCGACCCTGGCTACGGGGTCCTGGCCTGGCTGCTGCGGGGCATCGGGCAGCAGAGCCCGCAGTGGATTAACGATCCCCAGCTTTCGCTGGTCATGGTAATCCTGGTCTACGTCTGGAAGAACCTGGGCTATTGCGCCGTGGTCTACCTGGCCGGGCTGCAGTCCCTTCCCTCGGAAGTCATGGAAGCGGCCTCCCTTGACGGAGCCAACGGGTTCCGGCGCTTCGTCAGCATTTCGCTGCCGCTGCTGTCCCCCACCACGTTCTTCCTCCTGATCACCACGATGCTCAGCTCACTGCAGGCCTTCGACCTGATCCGGATCATGACCCCGCTGGGCACCGGCACCAGCACCCTGATTTACGAGGCCTACCTGCAGGCCTTCGGCGCCTACAACAGGGCCGGTTACTCGGCAGCCATCTCGGTAGTGCTGTTCGCTATCCTCCTGGTCATCACCGTGCTGCAGCTGCGGTTCGTGGAACGAAAGGTGCACTACTCGTGA
- a CDS encoding carbohydrate ABC transporter permease, which yields MTSLSPVNPDPAAPAVAAPEPGLDRDRPLSRRNLVQTVVGGYLPLLIATLVVFLPLLWMVLSSFKQSGEIVTTDLKILPESLNLENYRTAMTTVPFGQFFLNSTIVTVVGATIKVILAILTAYALVFVRFPFRDFIFLLILVALMVPPQVAILPNFILIAGMGGKNTLWGIILPGLGTAFGTFLLRQHFRTLPNSILESAEMDGAGHWRRLWQIVVPVSVPSIATVALVTVVTEWNEYIWPLIITDRPETMTLPVGLTLLQNSESNAAGWGVLMAGAVLVIVPILIIFAALQRYIVAGLTQGSVTG from the coding sequence GTGACCTCCCTGTCACCGGTCAACCCGGACCCCGCTGCGCCGGCCGTCGCTGCCCCCGAGCCAGGCCTCGACCGCGACCGCCCGCTGTCGCGCCGCAACCTCGTCCAGACGGTGGTGGGCGGCTACCTGCCCCTGCTCATCGCAACACTGGTGGTCTTCCTGCCCCTGCTGTGGATGGTGCTGAGCTCCTTCAAGCAGTCCGGCGAAATCGTCACCACAGACCTGAAGATCCTGCCGGAGAGCCTGAACCTGGAGAACTACCGGACCGCCATGACCACGGTGCCGTTTGGGCAGTTCTTCCTGAACAGCACCATCGTCACCGTGGTGGGGGCCACCATCAAGGTGATCCTGGCGATCCTGACGGCGTACGCGCTGGTCTTCGTCCGCTTCCCGTTCCGGGATTTCATCTTTTTGCTGATCCTGGTGGCGCTCATGGTGCCCCCTCAGGTGGCTATCCTGCCCAACTTCATTTTGATCGCGGGAATGGGAGGCAAGAACACGCTGTGGGGCATCATCCTTCCCGGCCTGGGTACCGCGTTCGGTACGTTCCTGTTGCGCCAGCACTTCCGGACCCTGCCGAATTCGATCCTGGAGTCTGCCGAGATGGACGGTGCCGGCCACTGGCGGCGGCTGTGGCAGATCGTGGTTCCGGTCTCGGTCCCGTCCATCGCCACCGTGGCTTTGGTGACGGTGGTGACCGAATGGAACGAGTACATCTGGCCGCTCATCATCACGGACCGCCCGGAGACGATGACGCTTCCGGTGGGGCTGACGCTGCTGCAGAACAGCGAGAGCAACGCCGCCGGCTGGGGGGTCCTCATGGCCGGCGCGGTCCTGGTCATCGTCCCCATCCTGATCATCTTCGCCGCCCTGCAGCGCTACATCGTGGCGGGCCTCACCCAAGGGAGCGTGACCGGCTGA